The genomic region TTAGCCCGAATTTAATCCTTCTATTTGGCAGCAGGGCTAGAAATGAATACCTTAAAGAAAGCGACTACGATTTTATCATTGTAAGTGAAAAATTTGAGGGTGTACATTTCCTTAAAAGAATTGAACAGGTTCTTTTATTTTGGACTATCAATCAAGATGTGGACATCCTGCCTTATACTCCTGAAGAATTCGAAAAGAAAAAACATGAAATTGGGATAGTAAAAGAAGCCCTCAAACACGGAGTGGTTGTGGCCTCGAAATCATAGATTTCGAAGGCTTTAAGTGAAGGCATAATTCTGGAGGATGAATTCCCAGAAAGAGCTGCCGTATATTAACAGGGTAATTTAAATGACCTGTATAGGTTGCCAGGTGTTACAGGTTTAAACTGTTCTAATTTTAGTACCATATGTTCTATTATAGAACCATAACTAGATTTGTTTTAAGCGGAAATTGGCTGCGCTGATTATTTACTTAAATTCAGAAAAAACTTCAATTAATCATCTTTTAAAATTTCTAACTTCACTTTTCATTGAGTATGCGATGTGGTACTGTATCATAAATGTATAATATCTAACTTTTTTTCACCATGTTAATTTGATTATACTAATTTCATATATTCCAAAAATACTTTGAAAATCATAAATACTTTGAATGCTATATATTCATTAAGTACACTGTGTACTTTGAAAACTTAAATAGTGGTGATATCATGACTAGTGAAACTAAAATTTCAAAGGGTTTCCAGACAGTGGTTCCATCTGAAATAAGGAAAAAATTTGATGTGGGCCCTGGGGATGTTCTGGAATGGAAACCAACAAAAAAGGGTGCAGAAATAAGGTTCCGTAAGAAAGTGTCCTTTGAAGATATACTTGGCATGATCGATGGGCCTGAAACTGATGCTGTTGAGCTTAAAAAGAAGGTTCAAAGGGGAGAAAAAAATTGATATTCATCGATTCTTCTTTTT from Methanobacterium veterum harbors:
- a CDS encoding AbrB/MazE/SpoVT family DNA-binding domain-containing protein, which codes for MTSETKISKGFQTVVPSEIRKKFDVGPGDVLEWKPTKKGAEIRFRKKVSFEDILGMIDGPETDAVELKKKVQRGEKN
- a CDS encoding nucleotidyltransferase domain-containing protein; this translates as MGQEGVKELNDFLHNLKINFSPNLILLFGSRARNEYLKESDYDFIIVSEKFEGVHFLKRIEQVLLFWTINQDVDILPYTPEEFEKKKHEIGIVKEALKHGVVVASKS